The following are from one region of the Cloacibacterium normanense genome:
- a CDS encoding LptF/LptG family permease has protein sequence MKILDRYILKKYLGTLAFMLVLLSVIIVVIDVQAKSPRIESNGFTVGYFLINFYPFLMVYYLITFFSILVFISVIYFTSRIANNTEIVAYISSGASFHRFAKPYLIAALIIATAILAVNHFILPWSNIKKNKLEIYTMNTTNREKFTANAQISTQLNPQEYIFINSYNRQMNRGSGYLYQKFDKNKKLLYQINAMEIYWDEKKKNFVISNYLEKRIDKNDHEILTNGDTKTQDFKHSPEELFPNELLGQNKTTPDLINFIEREKEKGNSNINAYLNELHQRTAMPVSIIILTFLALSLSSQKKRGGLGMNLAIGISLAFVFVFSFEVLKIVASGNNSIPPLLAMWLPNIVFGALAFYLYMKRANQ, from the coding sequence ATGAAAATTTTAGATAGATATATCCTTAAAAAATACTTAGGAACTCTTGCTTTCATGCTGGTGTTGCTTTCCGTGATCATTGTGGTGATAGATGTACAAGCAAAATCTCCCAGAATTGAAAGTAATGGTTTTACAGTAGGCTATTTTTTGATAAATTTCTACCCATTTTTGATGGTGTATTATCTGATTACATTCTTTTCTATTTTGGTTTTCATTTCGGTAATTTATTTTACTTCTAGAATTGCAAATAATACAGAAATTGTAGCCTACATCAGTAGTGGAGCGAGTTTTCATCGTTTTGCGAAACCATATCTTATTGCTGCGCTTATTATTGCCACGGCAATTCTTGCAGTGAACCATTTTATTTTGCCTTGGTCTAATATCAAGAAAAATAAATTAGAAATCTACACCATGAACACCACAAACCGTGAAAAATTTACGGCAAATGCACAGATTTCTACTCAATTAAATCCTCAGGAATATATTTTTATCAATAGTTATAACCGCCAAATGAACAGAGGTTCAGGTTACCTGTATCAGAAATTTGATAAAAACAAAAAACTGCTTTATCAAATCAATGCTATGGAAATTTATTGGGACGAGAAAAAGAAAAATTTCGTTATCAGTAATTATTTAGAAAAAAGAATTGATAAAAATGACCACGAAATCTTGACAAATGGTGATACTAAAACGCAAGATTTCAAGCATTCACCAGAAGAATTGTTCCCAAATGAATTATTGGGTCAAAATAAAACCACTCCAGATTTAATTAATTTCATCGAAAGAGAGAAGGAAAAAGGAAATAGTAATATCAATGCTTATCTCAATGAACTACATCAGCGAACTGCGATGCCAGTTTCTATCATTATTCTTACCTTTTTAGCGCTTTCCCTTTCATCACAGAAAAAAAGAGGAGGTTTGGGAATGAATTTAGCCATCGGAATTTCATTGGCATTCGTTTTTGTATTCTCATTTGAAGTGCTCAAAATTGTAGCATCTGGTAATAATTCTATTCCGCCACTTTTGGCGATGTGGTTGCCGAATATTGTTTTCGGAGCATTGGCATTTTACCTCTACATGAAGAGAGCGAATCAATAG
- a CDS encoding DUF4271 domain-containing protein, with the protein MIRVVEHHDWVIYCIIGIILSYIIIFKTLHRDVTLIEFILQPYEESNNNTLSWVFTTILFSVSFSVLFSQFIPIVPKFITQNLVVAGITFNKFGFVLVSMLLFHLIKNIFVYLFYGSINQLERFGRYSFVAQKYFMVYSLVILVISFLHYYLHFKTPNAFVYYSSLIFIAFTIKILIYLFHPQQILPRQWYYKFLYICTLQILPILVLWKFWFL; encoded by the coding sequence TTGATAAGAGTTGTAGAACATCATGACTGGGTTATTTACTGTATTATAGGCATTATTCTGTCTTATATTATCATATTTAAAACCCTGCACAGAGATGTAACCTTGATAGAATTTATTTTACAACCTTATGAAGAATCAAACAATAACACTTTAAGTTGGGTTTTCACTACTATTCTTTTTTCGGTAAGTTTTTCGGTGTTATTTTCGCAATTCATTCCGATTGTTCCAAAATTTATTACCCAAAATTTAGTTGTAGCAGGCATTACTTTTAACAAATTTGGTTTTGTTCTCGTTTCAATGCTTCTGTTTCACCTTATTAAAAATATTTTCGTCTATTTATTCTACGGAAGCATTAATCAATTAGAACGATTCGGCAGATATTCTTTTGTAGCGCAGAAATATTTTATGGTGTATTCTTTGGTGATTTTGGTCATAAGTTTCCTCCATTATTACCTACATTTCAAAACTCCTAATGCCTTTGTTTACTACAGTAGCTTGATTTTCATAGCATTTACCATCAAAATATTAATCTATCTGTTTCATCCTCAGCAAATTTTGCCTAGACAATGGTATTATAAATTTTTGTATATTTGCACTCTCCAAATTCTACCAATATTGGTCCTTTGGAAATTTTGGTTTTTATAA
- a CDS encoding DUF4296 domain-containing protein: MAEIIADFAIYDQTYTVKPDANMELVSRFVLKKHKIDAKTYRDSYKYYISNPEEMDDIFAEAKEIILDKDPKLEDYIEKKRKENPNLPEFLR, from the coding sequence ATGGCAGAAATAATAGCAGATTTTGCTATTTATGACCAAACGTATACGGTAAAACCAGATGCTAATATGGAATTGGTAAGCAGATTTGTTTTGAAAAAACATAAAATAGATGCTAAAACTTACCGAGATAGCTATAAATATTATATTTCTAATCCAGAAGAAATGGATGACATCTTTGCCGAAGCGAAAGAAATTATCTTAGACAAAGACCCAAAATTAGAAGATTACATAGAAAAAAAGAGAAAGGAGAATCCTAATCTCCCAGAATTTTTAAGATAA
- a CDS encoding response regulator transcription factor, whose protein sequence is MSNRILLVEDDQSFGAVLKDYLSINNFDVTLAIDGELGLKEFTEKEFDICIFDVMMPKKDGFSLAEDVRKIDKNTPIIFLTARNQREDVLKGYQIGADDYITKPFDTELLLYKIKAILQRSAVVEDEEQEQFKISNMFFDSVLRQLRVGDNEYKLSPKENELLKLLCLHRNDFMPRDLALRKIWKKENYFTARSMDVYIAKLRKLLKDDEGLEIINVHGEGFRLLVKN, encoded by the coding sequence ATGAGTAACAGAATCTTATTAGTAGAAGACGACCAAAGTTTCGGAGCGGTACTTAAAGATTATTTAAGCATTAACAACTTTGATGTAACCCTTGCTATTGATGGCGAATTAGGGCTAAAAGAATTTACAGAAAAGGAATTTGACATTTGTATTTTCGATGTCATGATGCCCAAAAAAGACGGCTTTTCACTAGCTGAAGACGTGAGAAAAATAGACAAGAATACTCCCATTATATTTTTAACGGCAAGAAACCAGCGTGAAGACGTGTTAAAAGGCTATCAAATTGGTGCAGATGATTACATCACAAAACCATTTGACACCGAATTACTTTTATACAAAATCAAAGCTATTTTACAAAGAAGTGCAGTAGTAGAAGACGAAGAGCAAGAGCAATTTAAAATTTCTAACATGTTTTTCGATTCAGTTTTAAGACAATTACGAGTAGGCGATAATGAATATAAACTTTCGCCAAAAGAAAACGAATTACTAAAACTTCTTTGCCTACACAGAAATGATTTTATGCCAAGAGATTTAGCATTAAGAAAAATCTGGAAAAAAGAAAATTATTTCACGGCAAGAAGTATGGACGTGTACATTGCTAAACTCAGAAAACTCCTAAAAGATGATGAAGGATTAGAAATCATCAACGTGCACGGAGAAGGTTTCAGACTTTTAGTGAAAAATTAA
- a CDS encoding uroporphyrinogen-III synthase, protein MKIKSILVSQPAPQGDSSPYLEMAKSEKIKIDFRPFIHVEGVDAKELRTQKIDLSHYTGVIFTSKNAIDHYFRLAEEMRFSVPDNMRYICQSEAIANYLQKHIIYRKRKISFGEKSMADLLPLFKKHHDEKYLLPCSDVVTEETTKILDQSGIDWTKAVMYRTVASDLSDVKIEEYDMLVFFSHQGIKSLFHNFPNFEQGDRKIAVFGSTTQNAAEEAGLKIDVMAPTKETPSMTMAIEKYIRANNK, encoded by the coding sequence ATGAAAATAAAATCTATTTTGGTTTCTCAGCCTGCTCCACAAGGTGATTCTTCACCATATTTAGAGATGGCTAAAAGTGAAAAAATTAAAATTGATTTCAGACCTTTCATCCATGTTGAAGGTGTAGATGCTAAGGAATTAAGAACTCAAAAAATTGATCTTTCTCACTATACAGGTGTTATTTTTACTAGTAAAAATGCAATAGATCACTATTTCAGATTAGCAGAAGAAATGCGCTTCTCTGTTCCTGATAATATGAGATACATTTGCCAATCAGAAGCTATTGCGAATTATCTTCAGAAACACATTATTTACAGAAAAAGAAAAATTTCTTTTGGTGAAAAATCTATGGCAGATTTATTGCCACTTTTCAAAAAACACCATGACGAGAAATACCTTCTTCCATGTTCTGATGTAGTGACAGAAGAAACAACTAAAATCTTAGACCAATCAGGAATTGACTGGACAAAAGCAGTGATGTACAGAACTGTAGCAAGTGATTTATCTGATGTGAAAATTGAAGAATATGACATGCTTGTGTTTTTCTCACACCAAGGAATCAAATCTCTTTTCCATAATTTCCCAAATTTTGAACAAGGAGATAGAAAAATTGCAGTTTTCGGGAGCACTACACAAAACGCAGCAGAAGAAGCTGGTTTAAAAATAGATGTTATGGCTCCTACTAAAGAAACCCCTTCTATGACGATGGCTATAGAAAAATACATCAGAGCCAATAACAAATAA
- a CDS encoding polyprenol monophosphomannose synthase — MKKLVIIPTYNEKENIENIIKAVFALEQDFHVLIVDDSSPDGTAEIVKKMQHEFPHLLHLTIRKVKDGLGKAYIHGFKWALEKGYDYIFEMDADFSHNPNDLPKLFDAAQKGDMSIGSRYCKGVNVVNWPMSRVLLSYFASKYVRFVLGIPIFDTTAGFVCFSRKVLENIGLDQVKMTGYGFQVEMKYRAYRKGFKINEVPIIFTDRTEGESKMSGGIIKEAIFGVINLKLKSIFGKI, encoded by the coding sequence ATGAAAAAATTAGTCATTATCCCAACCTACAACGAAAAAGAAAATATAGAAAACATTATTAAAGCGGTTTTTGCTTTAGAACAAGATTTTCATGTTTTGATTGTAGATGATTCATCACCAGATGGAACCGCAGAAATCGTAAAAAAAATGCAGCATGAATTTCCGCATTTGCTACATCTTACCATAAGAAAAGTAAAAGACGGATTAGGCAAAGCTTATATTCATGGTTTTAAATGGGCACTAGAAAAAGGTTATGACTACATCTTCGAGATGGATGCAGATTTTTCGCACAATCCTAATGATTTGCCAAAATTATTTGATGCCGCACAAAAAGGCGATATGAGCATCGGTTCTAGATATTGCAAAGGCGTAAACGTGGTAAACTGGCCTATGTCTAGAGTTTTACTATCTTATTTCGCTTCTAAATATGTGAGATTCGTTTTAGGAATTCCTATTTTTGATACCACTGCTGGTTTTGTATGTTTTTCAAGAAAAGTTTTAGAAAATATCGGTCTAGACCAAGTGAAAATGACAGGGTATGGTTTCCAAGTAGAGATGAAATACAGAGCCTACAGAAAAGGTTTTAAAATAAACGAAGTTCCTATTATTTTCACAGATAGAACAGAAGGAGAAAGTAAAATGAGTGGCGGAATTATAAAAGAAGCCATTTTTGGAGTAATTAATTTGAAATTAAAATCTATCTTCGGTAAAATATGA
- the rsfS gene encoding ribosome silencing factor has translation MSKNTEKEALIAKIVDAIQDTKGEDIKILDLTKIENSVADYFVICSGNSNTQVSSIAGNVEKKVRNELQDRPWHVEGSENAMWVLVDYISVVVHVFQKHIREYYDIEELWGDAKVITVEN, from the coding sequence ATGAGTAAAAATACAGAAAAAGAAGCATTAATCGCTAAAATTGTTGATGCAATACAAGACACAAAAGGTGAAGACATTAAAATACTAGACCTTACTAAAATAGAAAATTCTGTGGCAGATTATTTCGTGATTTGTAGTGGTAATTCTAATACGCAAGTATCTTCTATCGCAGGAAATGTAGAAAAAAAAGTACGTAACGAGCTCCAAGACAGACCTTGGCATGTAGAAGGAAGCGAAAACGCAATGTGGGTTTTAGTTGATTATATTTCAGTTGTCGTTCACGTTTTCCAAAAACATATCAGAGAATATTACGATATAGAAGAACTTTGGGGAGATGCCAAAGTAATCACCGTAGAAAATTAA
- a CDS encoding SPOR domain-containing protein, which translates to MKNVIKILSLLAFLSFNISNAQVVEKKETHNGTELKVSMDSRVNELLTDLEGKCDKIKEEEANKNEAPKVEISTKPKTNAEICRDNPRILGYKIQVAVVKSNEEANKVKSYFRTKFPNMKAETDASLRPNYKVLVGSYFSKQSASGDLARIRSYFPAAIAVQYRVFCVEAK; encoded by the coding sequence ATGAAAAACGTAATAAAAATACTATCATTATTAGCTTTTTTAAGTTTTAATATCTCTAATGCTCAGGTAGTTGAGAAAAAAGAAACACATAATGGAACAGAGTTGAAAGTTTCTATGGATAGCAGAGTAAATGAACTTTTAACGGATTTAGAAGGGAAATGTGATAAGATTAAAGAGGAAGAAGCGAACAAAAATGAAGCTCCGAAAGTAGAAATTTCGACGAAACCTAAAACAAATGCTGAAATCTGTAGAGATAATCCTAGAATTTTAGGTTACAAAATTCAGGTGGCGGTTGTAAAAAGTAATGAAGAAGCCAACAAAGTGAAATCTTATTTCCGTACGAAATTCCCTAATATGAAAGCAGAAACTGATGCTTCATTAAGACCAAATTATAAGGTTTTGGTGGGGAGCTATTTCAGTAAGCAATCTGCTAGTGGAGATTTAGCTAGAATTAGAAGTTATTTCCCTGCTGCAATTGCGGTACAATACAGAGTTTTTTGTGTAGAAGCGAAATAA
- a CDS encoding S9 family peptidase, giving the protein MNAPKAKKIDKSLEIHGHQRNDPFFWLNERENPEVLQYLEEENAYCDFVMKDTEELQEQLFQEMKARYKEDDESLPYFFNEYWYVVKFQKGKEYPLFYRHFKSLENEAELMLDVNEMAAGKDFYDVGSFSVSVNNQLAAFSEDIIGRRIYTILLKNLETGEFLTDKIENTTGKTVWAADNEHFFYIRKDETLRAFQIYRHKIGTSQEEDVLVFHEEDETFDVSVYKSKSLEYIFIASSSTISDEHWFIPSNNVFAEWQVIQKREDDLEYAVEHYQNDFYIITNEGDATNFKIMKTSVDQPSKEHWKEVIPHKKETLLEGFEIFKDYFVIEERTEGLLQLKIIDNSTGKSHYLPFDEPTYTAYVGLNLDFDTEVLRYGYTSLTTPSSTYEYNMKTGETKLLKQQEVLGGTFDAKNYISERIWANSRDGKVKIPISLVYHKDTPKSAETPLLLYGYGSYGHTIDASFSNVRLSILDRGFIYAIAHVRGGEYLGREWYDNGKMLKKKNTFFDFIDAAKFLISENYTSPKHLYAMGGSAGGLLMGAVMNYEPEIFNGIVAQVPFVDVVTTMLDETIPLTTGEFDEWGNPKKKKYYDYMLSYSPYDNIEAKNYPNTLITTGFHDSQVQYWEPAKWVAKLRDLKTDNNILIFKTDMKSGHGGASGRFESLKEDALEYAFLLKLENNGRN; this is encoded by the coding sequence ATGAACGCTCCCAAAGCAAAAAAAATAGATAAATCACTAGAAATTCACGGTCACCAAAGAAACGACCCGTTTTTCTGGCTCAATGAAAGAGAAAATCCCGAAGTTTTACAGTATTTAGAAGAAGAAAACGCTTATTGCGACTTCGTGATGAAAGACACCGAAGAATTGCAAGAACAGCTTTTCCAAGAAATGAAAGCTCGTTACAAAGAAGATGACGAGAGTTTACCTTATTTTTTCAATGAATATTGGTATGTGGTAAAATTTCAGAAAGGAAAAGAGTATCCACTGTTCTATAGACATTTTAAAAGCTTGGAAAACGAAGCAGAACTCATGCTAGATGTAAACGAAATGGCTGCTGGTAAAGATTTTTACGATGTAGGAAGTTTCTCTGTTTCGGTGAATAATCAGTTGGCTGCATTTTCAGAAGACATTATAGGAAGAAGAATCTATACCATTTTGCTCAAAAATCTAGAAACGGGAGAATTTCTTACCGATAAAATTGAAAACACCACTGGTAAAACAGTTTGGGCAGCAGATAATGAACATTTCTTCTACATCAGAAAAGATGAAACTTTGCGAGCTTTCCAGATTTACAGACATAAAATTGGTACTTCTCAGGAAGAAGACGTTCTCGTTTTCCACGAAGAAGATGAAACTTTTGACGTAAGCGTTTATAAATCAAAGTCTTTGGAATATATTTTCATTGCAAGTTCTTCTACCATTTCAGATGAACATTGGTTTATTCCGTCAAATAATGTTTTTGCAGAATGGCAAGTCATCCAAAAACGTGAAGACGATTTAGAATATGCAGTAGAACATTATCAAAATGATTTTTACATCATCACCAATGAAGGCGATGCTACCAATTTCAAAATCATGAAAACTTCGGTAGATCAACCTTCTAAAGAACATTGGAAAGAGGTAATTCCGCATAAAAAAGAAACTTTACTGGAAGGTTTTGAAATTTTCAAAGATTATTTCGTGATTGAAGAAAGAACTGAAGGTTTACTTCAACTGAAAATTATAGACAATTCTACAGGGAAATCTCATTATTTGCCTTTTGATGAGCCAACTTACACCGCTTATGTAGGTCTGAATTTAGATTTTGATACAGAAGTTTTGCGTTATGGTTACACTTCGCTTACCACGCCAAGTTCTACCTACGAATATAATATGAAAACGGGCGAAACCAAACTTTTGAAACAACAGGAAGTTTTGGGCGGAACTTTTGATGCTAAAAATTATATTTCGGAGAGAATTTGGGCAAATTCCAGAGACGGAAAAGTGAAAATCCCAATTTCTTTAGTCTATCATAAAGACACTCCAAAATCTGCCGAAACCCCTCTTTTATTATACGGTTACGGAAGTTACGGACACACGATTGACGCCAGTTTTTCTAATGTAAGATTATCAATTTTAGACCGAGGCTTCATTTATGCGATAGCGCACGTTCGTGGTGGCGAATATTTAGGAAGAGAATGGTATGATAATGGTAAAATGCTGAAAAAGAAAAACACGTTCTTCGATTTTATTGACGCAGCAAAATTCCTCATTTCTGAAAATTACACTTCTCCGAAACATCTATATGCGATGGGCGGTTCAGCTGGTGGACTATTAATGGGAGCGGTTATGAATTATGAACCTGAAATTTTCAACGGAATTGTGGCACAAGTTCCTTTTGTAGATGTGGTCACTACCATGTTAGACGAAACAATTCCTCTCACAACTGGAGAATTTGATGAATGGGGCAATCCGAAAAAGAAAAAATATTACGATTACATGCTTTCTTATTCTCCTTATGATAATATAGAAGCAAAAAATTACCCAAATACATTAATCACCACTGGCTTTCATGACAGCCAAGTGCAATATTGGGAACCCGCAAAATGGGTTGCAAAGTTGCGTGATTTAAAAACAGATAATAATATTCTCATCTTCAAGACCGATATGAAATCTGGTCATGGTGGCGCTTCTGGAAGATTTGAAAGCTTGAAGGAAGACGCTCTGGAATATGCATTTTTATTAAAACTAGAAAACAATGGAAGAAATTAA
- a CDS encoding sensor histidine kinase, whose protein sequence is MNNKFIPIISVFMTISLVVFVSLQFYWLKEYYTALEQDFSNKVYTALENSSKKIEELEIQKYNEKFKNFDKTLANNAKSPTLFQIQQTQDSANKTTLTFNKTIIEKQNIPISKKGDSITKIKLYKDEGLYSIKKNESTPQIISSVQSQDISSGQFTLTEFAKFNASNLPINQRVNPKMLDSVLAKELKNNGINSKFGYGILDKNNKLTQISNNTYLDQRDKTNYNFPLFTDDKDRTLFTLSLVFPRKDASLAMNNLPMLLGTFMSLLTILGIYIISINYMMKQKKISEVKTDFINNMSHEFKTPLATISVATDALANDKISTNPEKVKYYSQLIKQENLRMKKQVENVLNMSKLERNEVKLFLKETNVRELIKQISQSFRLIVEERGGTLTEEFKAEHYHVKVDEFHLSNALVNLLDNANKYSPETPEIRITTRNEPGFYVIAISDKGMGMEQHNRTKIFEKFFREETGNIHNVKGQGLGLSYVKKIVELHNGQVIVESEKDKGSTFTIKLPMK, encoded by the coding sequence ATGAATAATAAATTTATCCCAATAATCTCCGTATTCATGACGATTTCACTTGTTGTTTTCGTGTCATTGCAATTTTATTGGCTTAAAGAATATTACACCGCACTAGAGCAAGATTTTTCTAATAAAGTATATACTGCGCTAGAAAATTCAAGTAAGAAAATTGAAGAATTAGAAATTCAGAAATACAACGAAAAATTTAAAAATTTCGACAAAACTTTAGCCAATAACGCTAAAAGCCCTACTCTTTTTCAAATCCAGCAAACGCAGGATTCTGCAAACAAAACCACGCTTACTTTCAATAAAACCATTATTGAAAAACAAAATATTCCTATTTCTAAAAAAGGAGACAGCATTACCAAAATAAAACTTTACAAAGACGAAGGTTTATACAGCATTAAAAAAAACGAAAGCACTCCTCAGATTATTTCTTCGGTTCAGAGTCAAGACATCAGTAGCGGACAATTTACTTTGACAGAGTTTGCGAAATTTAACGCTTCTAACTTACCTATCAACCAAAGAGTTAATCCAAAAATGCTGGATTCCGTTCTCGCTAAAGAGCTGAAAAACAATGGAATAAACTCTAAATTTGGTTATGGAATTTTAGATAAAAACAATAAATTGACTCAAATTTCCAACAATACTTATTTAGATCAACGAGACAAAACCAATTATAATTTTCCACTTTTTACAGACGATAAAGACCGAACGCTTTTTACGCTTTCACTAGTTTTCCCAAGAAAAGATGCGTCTTTGGCAATGAACAATTTGCCTATGTTATTAGGAACTTTCATGTCCTTATTAACCATTTTGGGAATCTACATCATCTCGATTAATTACATGATGAAACAGAAAAAAATATCAGAAGTAAAAACTGATTTCATCAATAACATGTCTCATGAATTCAAAACACCATTAGCTACCATTTCCGTAGCAACAGATGCTTTGGCTAATGATAAAATTTCTACCAATCCAGAAAAGGTAAAATATTATTCTCAACTCATCAAACAAGAAAACTTGAGAATGAAAAAACAGGTAGAAAACGTTCTCAACATGTCTAAATTAGAGCGAAATGAAGTAAAACTCTTCTTAAAAGAGACCAATGTAAGAGAACTCATTAAGCAAATTTCTCAATCATTTAGACTTATTGTAGAAGAAAGAGGCGGAACATTAACCGAAGAATTCAAAGCGGAACACTATCATGTAAAAGTAGATGAATTCCACCTTTCTAACGCACTGGTTAATTTACTGGACAACGCCAATAAATATTCTCCAGAAACCCCAGAAATTAGAATTACTACTAGAAATGAACCTGGATTTTACGTCATTGCGATTTCTGATAAAGGAATGGGAATGGAACAACATAACAGAACCAAAATTTTCGAAAAATTCTTCAGAGAAGAAACCGGGAATATTCACAATGTAAAAGGACAAGGTTTAGGATTGTCTTATGTGAAGAAAATCGTAGAACTGCATAACGGCCAAGTGATTGTAGAATCAGAAAAAGATAAAGGCAGCACATTCACCATCAAACTGCCGATGAAATAA
- the tgt gene encoding tRNA guanosine(34) transglycosylase Tgt, producing the protein MQKFFEVEKNTSGKARAGKITTDHGEILTPIFMPVGTVASVKTVHQHELREDIKAQIILGNTYHLYLRPGMEIMQEAGGLHQFMNWEKPILTDSGGYQVFSLSSSRKMTEEGVKFKSHIDGSYHFISPEKSMEIQRQIGADIFMAFDECTPYPCEHNQAKLSMELTHRWLKRCIDWTNENQEIYGHKQHLFPIVQGSTYSDLRKISAEVISEAGADGNAIGGLSVGEPEEEMYRITDEVTDILPKDKPRYLMGVGTPWNIIESIGLGIDMMDCVMPTRNARNAMLFTWQGVMNMKNKKWEKDFSPLDEFGTSYVDRDYSKAYVRHLFVAKEYLAKQIASIHNLAFYLDLVKVAREHIIAGDFYEWKEQIIPQLKQRL; encoded by the coding sequence ATGCAGAAATTTTTTGAAGTTGAAAAAAACACTTCCGGTAAAGCAAGAGCCGGAAAAATAACTACAGACCACGGCGAAATTCTTACTCCTATTTTTATGCCAGTAGGAACCGTAGCTTCTGTAAAAACAGTTCATCAGCATGAACTAAGAGAAGACATAAAAGCACAAATTATACTTGGGAATACCTATCATTTATATTTAAGACCAGGCATGGAAATCATGCAAGAAGCAGGTGGTTTGCATCAATTCATGAATTGGGAAAAACCCATTCTTACAGATTCTGGTGGTTATCAGGTTTTTTCACTTTCTTCGAGCAGAAAAATGACAGAGGAAGGCGTGAAATTCAAGTCGCACATTGATGGAAGTTATCATTTCATCTCTCCAGAAAAATCTATGGAAATTCAGCGTCAAATTGGAGCAGATATTTTCATGGCTTTTGATGAATGTACGCCTTATCCTTGCGAACACAATCAAGCAAAACTTTCAATGGAACTTACGCATCGTTGGTTAAAAAGATGTATTGATTGGACCAATGAAAATCAAGAAATTTACGGTCATAAACAGCACCTTTTCCCAATTGTTCAAGGTTCTACGTATTCTGATTTGAGAAAAATTTCAGCAGAAGTAATTTCTGAAGCTGGAGCAGACGGTAATGCGATTGGTGGACTTTCGGTTGGTGAACCAGAAGAGGAAATGTACAGAATTACAGATGAAGTAACCGATATTTTGCCAAAAGATAAGCCAAGATATTTAATGGGAGTAGGTACACCTTGGAACATCATCGAAAGCATTGGTCTGGGAATTGATATGATGGATTGTGTAATGCCTACTAGAAATGCCAGAAACGCAATGCTTTTCACTTGGCAAGGCGTAATGAACATGAAAAATAAAAAATGGGAAAAAGATTTTTCTCCATTAGATGAATTTGGGACGAGTTATGTAGATAGAGATTACAGCAAAGCTTATGTTCGTCACTTATTTGTAGCCAAAGAATATCTAGCCAAACAAATTGCTTCTATTCATAATCTAGCATTTTATTTAGATTTGGTAAAAGTTGCTAGAGAACACATCATTGCAGGAGATTTCTACGAGTGGAAAGAACAAATTATTCCACAGTTGAAGCAAAGACTATAA
- a CDS encoding biotin--[acetyl-CoA-carboxylase] ligase, with amino-acid sequence MNSLIYFNNCASTQDELIDFLNQHYLSEDFLAVYTFNQTKGRGQYGNSWENLPEENLAYSFALKTKNINISDTCFNFYTAILVRDFIANLTKTEVKIKWPNDLILKNKKICGMLFEKNKNYFVVGIGINILQENFKNLPKAGSVLSQTGLSFELKAFAESLHQYLFEYLVQKEIPNDVLELYHLHLYRKNEVSVFEKNEIRQNGIIQNVDENGYIWIDLENEGLQKFFHKEIELLY; translated from the coding sequence ATGAACAGTCTAATTTACTTCAATAATTGTGCTTCTACGCAAGATGAGCTTATAGATTTTCTCAATCAGCATTATCTTTCTGAAGATTTTTTAGCGGTTTATACCTTTAATCAAACCAAAGGAAGAGGACAGTACGGAAATTCTTGGGAAAACTTACCCGAAGAAAACCTCGCCTATTCATTTGCTCTAAAAACCAAAAACATAAATATTTCTGATACTTGCTTCAATTTCTATACCGCAATTCTGGTGAGAGATTTTATTGCCAATTTGACAAAAACCGAGGTGAAAATCAAATGGCCTAATGATTTGATTCTCAAAAACAAAAAAATCTGCGGAATGCTTTTCGAGAAGAATAAAAATTATTTCGTGGTAGGAATTGGCATTAATATTCTTCAAGAAAATTTTAAAAATCTGCCAAAAGCAGGTTCTGTTCTAAGCCAAACCGGACTGTCTTTTGAGCTGAAAGCCTTTGCAGAAAGCCTTCATCAATATTTATTTGAATATTTAGTTCAAAAAGAAATTCCCAATGATGTTTTAGAACTTTATCATCTGCATCTTTATCGCAAAAATGAAGTTTCTGTTTTTGAAAAAAACGAGATACGACAAAATGGCATAATTCAAAACGTAGACGAAAATGGTTATATTTGGATTGACCTAGAAAATGAAGGTTTACAAAAATTCTTCCACAAAGAAATAGAATTGCTCTATTGA